One Streptomyces sp. ML-6 genomic region harbors:
- a CDS encoding ABC transporter permease translates to MTQPVSPAQQGGPDRGSAPPPAPAAGKGNGPARAFRPRVDVRNLSLLGVLAALIAVGGITEPDAFLDTGNLQLVLTQASVIGVVTVGMTFVITGGGIDLSVGAMVALASVWATTVATQEYGFAGIAFTALVVGLCAGLVNGLLVAYGRMVPFIATLAMLASARGLALQITDGRTQMVTVQSVLDLGLPDSYVLGVPPLVLMFAAVTVIGWLVLNRTSFGRRTVAVGGNAEAARLAGIDVRRQRLLLYLLSGLCCGIAAFMLIVLAGSGQNTNGNLYELDAIAAAIIGGTLLSGGRGTIVGSVLGVLIFTTITNIFALNNLQSDVQQIAKGAIIVAAVLVQRRTAPHGET, encoded by the coding sequence ATGACGCAACCCGTTTCCCCGGCGCAGCAGGGCGGGCCGGACCGGGGGAGCGCCCCGCCCCCGGCCCCCGCCGCCGGGAAGGGGAACGGACCCGCACGTGCCTTCCGGCCGCGTGTCGACGTCCGCAACCTCTCGCTCCTCGGCGTCCTCGCCGCCCTGATCGCCGTCGGCGGCATCACCGAGCCCGACGCCTTCCTGGACACCGGGAACCTCCAGCTGGTCCTGACCCAGGCGTCCGTCATCGGCGTCGTCACCGTCGGGATGACGTTCGTCATCACCGGCGGCGGCATCGACCTGTCGGTCGGCGCGATGGTCGCGCTGGCCTCCGTCTGGGCGACCACGGTCGCCACCCAGGAGTACGGTTTCGCCGGGATCGCCTTCACCGCCCTGGTCGTCGGGCTCTGCGCGGGGCTGGTGAACGGTCTGCTCGTCGCGTACGGGCGGATGGTGCCGTTCATCGCGACGCTGGCCATGCTCGCCTCGGCCCGCGGACTCGCCCTCCAGATCACCGACGGCAGGACCCAGATGGTCACCGTCCAGTCGGTCCTCGACCTGGGCCTGCCCGACTCGTACGTCCTCGGCGTCCCGCCGCTGGTCCTGATGTTCGCCGCGGTCACCGTGATCGGCTGGCTGGTCCTGAACCGCACCTCCTTCGGCCGCCGCACGGTCGCGGTCGGCGGCAACGCGGAGGCGGCCAGGCTGGCCGGCATCGACGTGCGCAGGCAGCGGCTCCTGCTCTATCTGCTCTCCGGACTGTGCTGCGGCATCGCCGCCTTCATGCTGATCGTCCTGGCCGGCTCGGGACAGAACACCAACGGCAACCTGTACGAGCTCGACGCCATCGCCGCCGCGATCATCGGCGGCACCCTGCTCAGCGGCGGGCGCGGCACCATCGTCGGCTCCGTGCTCGGCGTCCTGATCTTCACCACCATCACCAACATCTTCGCGCTCAACAACCTCCAGAGCGACGTCCAGCAGATCGCCAAGGGCGCGATCATCGTCGCCGCCGTCCTGGTCCAGCGCCGCACGGCGCCGCACGGCGAGACCTGA
- a CDS encoding substrate-binding domain-containing protein yields MPETSRRRLLLGTAAVSAGALLTACTSNEPKSEGAARSNVPAADGKPGRPVTIGFAGPQADHGWLNAINENAKSRAAEYSEVTLETTEGSNDTAVQIGQVKTLINKKVDVLVILPADGRALTQVGLEAMRAGIPVINLDRIFASPQAYRCWVGGDNYGMGLNAGTYIGEQLKDKKDAKVVELAGIDNLELTKQRSQGFADALKNYPNIDLVARQAAEFTVESGQAKTAQLLQAQKRIDALWNHDDDQGVGALRAIQQAGRDEFLMVGGAGAKSAMDAIKADDGVLKATVLYPPTMAASAIDLARALAQNKGVGGLAEQEIPTSLTLYSAVVTKDNVDQYLPTGFS; encoded by the coding sequence ATGCCGGAAACCAGCCGCAGACGCCTGCTCCTCGGTACCGCCGCCGTCTCTGCGGGCGCCCTCCTCACCGCCTGCACCAGCAACGAGCCCAAGAGCGAAGGCGCCGCGAGGAGCAACGTGCCCGCCGCCGACGGCAAGCCCGGAAGACCCGTCACCATCGGCTTCGCCGGCCCGCAGGCCGACCACGGCTGGCTCAACGCCATCAACGAGAACGCCAAGTCGCGGGCGGCCGAGTACTCCGAGGTGACCCTGGAGACCACCGAGGGCTCCAACGACACCGCCGTCCAGATCGGCCAGGTCAAGACCCTCATCAACAAGAAGGTCGACGTCCTGGTCATCCTCCCGGCCGACGGCAGGGCGCTCACCCAGGTCGGGCTGGAGGCCATGCGGGCGGGCATCCCCGTCATCAACCTGGACCGGATCTTCGCCTCCCCGCAGGCGTACCGCTGCTGGGTCGGCGGCGACAACTACGGCATGGGCCTCAACGCCGGCACGTACATCGGCGAACAGCTCAAGGACAAGAAGGACGCCAAGGTCGTCGAGCTGGCCGGCATCGACAACCTGGAACTCACCAAGCAGCGCAGCCAGGGCTTCGCCGACGCGCTGAAGAACTACCCCAACATCGACCTGGTGGCCCGTCAGGCGGCCGAGTTCACCGTCGAGTCGGGCCAGGCGAAGACGGCCCAGCTCCTCCAGGCGCAGAAGCGGATCGACGCGCTGTGGAACCACGACGACGACCAGGGCGTGGGCGCGCTGCGCGCCATCCAGCAGGCGGGCCGGGACGAGTTCCTGATGGTCGGCGGCGCCGGTGCCAAGTCCGCGATGGACGCCATCAAGGCCGACGACGGCGTCCTGAAGGCCACCGTCCTCTACCCGCCGACGATGGCGGCGTCCGCCATCGACCTGGCCCGCGCCCTCGCCCAGAACAAGGGTGTCGGCGGACTGGCCGAGCAGGAGATTCCGACGAGCCTCACCCTCTACTCGGCCGTGGTCACCAAGGACAACGTCGACCAGTACCTGCCGACGGGCTTCAGCTGA